Within the Microcebus murinus isolate Inina chromosome 16, M.murinus_Inina_mat1.0, whole genome shotgun sequence genome, the region ACAACTAGAAACGCGCTTTATTTACCAGAGCTCAACACCgggcccccagccctgagcctaAAACCGAACAACTTAAAATCCGACtggggcttttcttttctttgcccctTACATAAAATCTAGGCCATTGCCCTGCCCCTTGGGGCACTCAAACCCCTTTCTTGTGGGAGCTTCATCAACTTAAATGTTAGAGGATTAAAAAAAcgcaggaggaaaaaaacaaacgaTCTTTAGCTAACTATCATGATTTGGAGTGGGGGACGGGAGGTGACGAAGAGATGAGTCCACCTCTCGCTGGGGGAAGGGACCCATGGGtgctctggggtgggggcaggagcagggTGCAATGGGCTGAACCGTGGGAAGAACCAGCAGTGGGCGTTGGAGGGTGTCAGCTCACAGCTCAGCCCCAGGCCTCCAACCCAGCTGAGCCTGCAAAGACACGGCACCCTCCACTGTGTCCCCCACCCCGCTCCTGACGGTCGGGGTGCtgagggcagggaagagggagcCAGGGTGGTCCCTGATGACACTGTGGGTCTGCAGGTGGCTGAAGAGGGTGGAGAATCTCAAGTGGGCATCCCATCTTGAAGTCCTTCTGTAGGCAGGTCTGAGCCAGCCTTGCTCCAGATTCTTGCACCGTGGAGTCCCAGAGGTCCAAGGATCCAAGGAATGGAGAGATCAAAGGAGCAGTGCTAGTGTCCCCAGCAGACCCGGGAAGTACTAGAGATCCATGAACAGTGGCCCTCAGGGTGCCACAGGGCTGTGCGGCAAAAGGAGCAGGGCTTCAAGGATGCACGACACCCACAGGCCAGACTCCAAGGGCTGGGAGGTCCAAGGGGCAGGGCGGGCCTGGCTCCCAGCAGCCTTCTCCATCTCAGGATCCAGCAAGGATGGAAGCTCTGGGGGCCAGAAATTGCAAAGGGCTGGGTGAGTCAAGGAGAGGGTTTAGGGACGTGGCGGGGACTGAGCCAGGAGGGGCAGGTGTGTGGGTGGCCAGCACCTCACGGTCCTCAGCGCTTGACCTTGCGTCCGGCCGAGTTGCGCCCGCTGCGGCGGTACAGGGACTGCTGGCCACCGTTGAGCGGGCAGTACTTGAGCGTGTGGGCCTGGCCGCCCGTGGCCCCGCACACGGGACACACGTAGTGCCTCAGGATGGGGCACACCACCACGCCCTCAGGTGTCTTCAGCTGGTGTGAGGAGTAGACGTGCCGGGACTCCCCGTTGTGCTTGCAGAAGTTGCACAGGGTGGCCGGGCCCCCGCCGGCCCCCGGGCCTCCCAGCCCCTGATCTCGCTCCAGCTGGGGTCTGGGACTCAGTTCCCCAATCCCTTGggcctccagccttggcctccgaCTCTGGATCAGCGCCAGGACCACCTGGCTCAGGTTGAAGTAGTCCCTCCACATGTCGAAGGGGGGCAGCTGCATGGCACCAAGGCAGGGGGGCGGGAGGCcggagaggggctggggctgggggcagcagggCAAGAGCAGCAGGCATCTGCTGGAGCAGAAAGGAGCTGCACCCCCCTTTTATACTCCCCAGAGACTCCTCTAAGCAAAGGTGGAGCTTAGAATTTAAAGGGCCCACTCCTTGCCCTTGACCCCCATCTGATTCTAGCCCCCTACTAGAAATGGAAGGAGGTCATCCCCTGGTCTCTGGTCCCCACTCTGCCTCCAAGGTGCTCTGTGTTCCAGAAAGACTCTtccactctctgggcctcagtttccctatctgttcAAGGAAGATCCGTGTGTGCAAATATCCCCCACCCTAGGCTGGAGGGGCTGCTCCCTTCATATACTGCAGAGATTTctgataataataacagcaagGGTACTATGAGCCAGACTCTGTGCTGCACAGGTACCTGCACgatctgatttaatcctcacaaaagctCCATGACAGAAACACAGTTTTggtcccatttcatagatgagtaactgaggctcaaagaaggaAGTCTATGGGCCCAGAGTCACATAGCATGGAAGTAGCAGAACTGGGTCTGTGGGACTCTAAAGCAAGTGTTCCTTCTACCTCTTTTGGATCAAAACTTTCTATTTCATCACATCCTAAACTAGGAgctccttattcaataaattatttttgggtGCATACAACTATGGTGCCCAGTGTTTTATAAACACCTGATTTCTTCAAACTTCATATCCTCTCAAGAGGGTGGGtactataatttccattttacagaggaacgtatgaggctcagagatgttaaggaatgtactcaaggtcacacagcagagaaATGGCAGAGCTAGGTTTCATACCCATTCTGGGAACTTTGAATGGAAGTTAGAAGCAGCATAGGATCTTGACATGGGCCAGTCTCACTTAGAATGCCCTCCCTTGGCCTCATCCATTGTCCCAAATCCTTCCTGGCCTTTGGGACCAAGCACGGAGTCTTCTCCCACCAATGGTCTACACTGGTTGCCTTGATACTCAACACATAGCCATTGAGGTCCCATGTTGGTTGCTGGAAATTCAGTGATCGAGGCTACCTCCTGCCAGCGTCCTAAGCAATGAGTCCCATGCCGGGTCAAAGACCTGATTACCTGTGAACAAAGTGTTCTGGGCGTGGCTGGGCTGGGCAATGTGGCCTGGAAGCCGAGACCATAAAGAAAACCTTCTAGAAAGAGGAACACAAGATATGGAGACCCTGAAGTTTGGGAACACAAAGGACCTGCCTGGACTGGCCACAATGGAGTCAGTGTCCCACTGTGAGGCCAACATGGTTTGCAGGGGCTGGGTGCCACCAGACAGGGTGGCTGTCC harbors:
- the NANOS2 gene encoding nanos homolog 2, with protein sequence MQLPPFDMWRDYFNLSQVVLALIQSRRPRLEAQGIGELSPRPQLERDQGLGGPGAGGGPATLCNFCKHNGESRHVYSSHQLKTPEGVVVCPILRHYVCPVCGATGGQAHTLKYCPLNGGQQSLYRRSGRNSAGRKVKR